From Elusimicrobiota bacterium:
TCAATTGTCTCACCTTCCAACATAATATCTTCCGGTTTAACTTTTACAAAATCAGGGTTTCCAAGCTCATAGCCGCTTTCAACAGAACCGTACATATTAATATCATATGTAACTGCTTTAATTTTTAACTTAAGCGTTTCGGTCGCTTTGTTGATAAGCTTGAGCCGGACATTTTTCTCTTTTTTGAGATCAATCTTTTTGCCGAGTTCAATGGCATCTTTAATTGTGATATTTACGGGGTCAAACTCAAAATTTAGTGTATGCATCTTTTTATTTTTCTTCTCTTTTTTCAGCGATTCGGGTCCCATACTTCCTATTGAAAATCTAAATCGCGTCTGACTACCGGTTGCTATCGTCACCTGTCCCTGCTGCCCTATAGGAGAACCTGCACTAATCAGGTGAACCTGATAATGTTTGCCGATTAGTTTTTCATCATTGGGAATAGTAACTATAATATCGGAAATACCCTTCTCTCCTGGTCCAAGTCGAAATTTATCCGGTACAACTTTTACCCATTCCAGATCCGGTATCGCTTCATATCCCTCTTTTAATTTATCCTTTCTCGGGAAATCCACCGTTATAATAGCATCAACAGTACTACCGCCCTTGTTCTGAATAATCATCGGACATTTTTTTAGAACCCGTAAATTGTAACTCTCACCAATTTGCAGGTTTTCAAGAATAAGGTCGGCAAATGTCGCAGAAACCCCGCCAGCGTGAAGACGGGCAGTAATAAGCAGTAAAAATGTTATTGCGAGTGCAAAACCAGTGGCAATCTTAATACGAGATTCTTCCCGGAGTTTACACTGAGCAAAGCGAATGTGGTCAGAATGACTGCTTTGCCTGTCATTGCGAACCTGCCTGACGGCAGGCAGGCTGACTTTATCGTGAAGCAATCTCTCTCTTGTGTTTGGGATTGCTTCGCTAACGCTCGCAATGACATCTGATGACTCAGAATGACACTTTGCAGTACTTTTAACTTTCATCATTTTTATTTCCCCCTTTCAATCTCCTTAATTTTATCCGAACATACATCAAAATGGTGTTTTGCCTCATTATATTGAGGATTTATTTCCAGGGCTTTTTTGAATTGTGTAAGTGCTTCACTATAATCGCCTTTTAAATAATATGCTGTTCCAAGCGAATCATACAATTTTTCATCTGCCGGATTCATTGAAATCATTTCTTTATAGACATTTATCGCATTTTTGAACTGACCGCTTTTTTGATAAATGTAGGAAAGCAAAAACTGCGCTTCGGGATAAACGGGTTTACGCCTAAGTGCAAATCCCACACTTTCAAGTGCCGCAACATAATTTTTCCGATTAAGATATATAACAGCAAGTCCAAGAAACGGTTCGGCGTACTTTGACGAATTTTTTATTGATAGCCGATAGCAGTTCATCGCATCATTATATTTTTTTTCCGCCATAAAAACAGCTCCAAGATTTATATATGCCTCAACTGAATTCGGCTCTGATTCCAGCACTTTAATATAGAGCAGGCGGGCTTTTTCATATTGTTCCGTATAAAAGAAAAAATTAGCATATGAAATCATGGCAAGCAGTTTATCATATTCCGAATAACGGTCAAGATTTAATTCATTAAACATCGGTTTGATTTTTTTTAAGTCACTTTTAACAAAAACGATCCCCCCCTCGTCAACATATACCAGTTTCCATAAATTATTTTTATACAGATGCTTTATTAAATTTTTAGAGTGCGGCGACAGTGCCTGCAAAAGGACATAATCAATTTTGTATTTGTCGGCAATTCTCTGCCAATAAATATCCGGGTTATCCGTAACGCTTTTGTATTCTGCCAGAAACTTTTCACCGTAAATTTCCAGCCGGCCATCGGCAAAAACTTTTCTTTCAGGATAGCAGTTCCAGACAAAATATCCGCCGGGTATGGCATCGTTAAAAACGTTACCTTGCAAATTGCTGCTTTTTATAAACTCAATAGCTCCCGTAGGATACAAGATACCTATTTTGCCGATGCCGAACTGCTGGACCGACTTCTCGTGCCTGTAGTATTTGTTTGTTGTGATGTTAAAAGATAAAAATGCGGACAAAAATATCACAAAAACCATATAAATATATCCCAGATTTTTCTGTGCTTTATCGTCAATGGGAAGCTGTAATATTTTCATTTCTTCAAAATTAACAATGGTTATTAAAGCAGATACAAAAGCAAAAAATGCCGTGTTCCTGACTGCAATGAAACCTACATATAGGAACAGAATATATACCATAAAACGAGCCAGAGAAAATTTTTTACATACGAAAAAGCTTAAAAATGAAATAATTATTAAAATTGCAAATGCCGATTTGTAAAAACTTCCGATACCGGTTATAAGTGTCGGGGCAAGTTCGCTTACACTTTTGAAGTACGGCGATGCTATTGTCCCAACCTCTCCGGCAAGCAAAAAGGGATAAAGCGCAAGCTTGTAGCCGTAGGGGTTCACAAAACATGCTAAAGTGGATAAAATTAGTGATAATAAAATGGGGCGGATTGCCACGCCCTTCGGGCTCGTAATGACATGTAAAAATAATAATTTTTGCTGTATCAATTCGCCAATAAAATAACACCCAATTATTATTGGTCCAAAAACAAAAAATCCGTGAGTATTCGTCCAGAAAATCTGTAGAATGGGTAAAAGATATAATATTCTTTTGCGAACGCCAGTGAAGTCGAAGATTCCACTCCTGGAACAATCCCTTGAGATTGCCACGGGACTTCGTCCCTCGCAATGACAATCAAAGGATATTTGTTTTTGGAATGATTCAAGAATTACAATATATAATATCGCGAAAAGATATGAAAACATCTCGGGTCTCATCATAAATCTTTGGTTGGCTATAATTAAAGTAAGAAAAATGCAAAAAGTTGAAATATAAAAATTTGATTTCTTTCCCAATTTGAACAGAATGTAAAATATAGCACCTATTACCAGCAACTGGTATAAAAATATTCCAAAAAATCCCGCAATGCTATAAAAAACATAAAGTATAATCTGATAAAACCAGTGAGAATCAATATAAGGATTTACGGCAGTATATGAGAACGAATCAAGATATGGTACGCTAAAATTTTTTAAAATATATTTTCCGGCAGAAAGATGAAACCATATATCATCTTCGTGGATTTTTGCTATAAGAAAAAGCAGGGCAGTCAGCCCGAGCATTAGATAAACTATTGTTTTATAAACTTTTGATGACTTCATTTTACAAATCCCCCGCAAGTTCACTGCGAAATGCGTGATTTTCCACTAATCTGTGAAATTACAAACTTTGCCTTTTTGTAATCCGGGTCAAGTTTAAGTGTTGTTTCCATCTCTTTCACTGCCTCTCCGTACTCATATAACAGAAAATGCAGATAACCGATGTTAAAGTGAATTTCCGCGGAATTGGGTCTAATTTTTGCTGCTCTTTTGAAATATTTTAACGATTTTTCAAATTTGTTTTCCTGTCCATAAATAATTCCGAGCGCATTTAAAGCAACATAATTATCAGGGTCTGCATTTTCAGCCTTTTTATAATATTCTCCAACTTTACCAGCATCCCCTTGTCCTTCGTAAATTTCTGCAAGATAAGCATATGCATCTGCTGTCAGCGGGTTCAATTCAATCGCTCTGTTGAAATTTTCAATCGCCCGACCATATTGTTTTTTTGTCTTATACATTATTCCAAGATTTAGAAACGGTGCTTTATAAAGCATATATTTTTTATTTTCAGCCATCTCTTCATAAATTTTAACCGCTTTATCATATTCACCGGTATCCTGATAAATTGAAGCCAATGCTTCCTGACCCTCAATTAATTTCGGATCAAGTTTTAGTGCTTTATTTACATATTCAAATGCTTTTGAGAAATCTTTATTTTTTGCATAAAGCAAACCCATGGTTACATTTGCACCAGGACTGTCAGGAACTTGCTTCAATGTTTTTGAATAAAAAGAAAACTCGTCTTTCCAGTCGCGATTACGGTTAATTAATAGAACGGAAAAAAATGCAAGAATACAAATGGCTAAATCAATACCAATATAAGCTGTCATTGCGAACATTCTATGCTTGTCATTGCGAACAGACTTATCGTGAAGCAATCCCATAAGATTGCCCCACCACTGAAACGTTGGCGGGCAGGCACGCTCTAATTTACCCCGCAATGACAACAATTGGATTGCCCCATGGGTGGGATCTTCGACTTCGCTTACGCTCGCAATGACAATCTGTGACATTTTTAGCAATAACATCGCTAACAAAACACAGAATCCTATAAGCGGAAGATATAAATATCTTTCAGCAACAATGTTTTGCATTGGAATTATATTGGATGTCGGTAAAAAAGTAATAAGTATCCACATCAACCAAAAGAATGTTAATTTGGACTTTTTGTAGGCATAAACTAAAATCACTAAATAAATTATTACTAATAAAAACCCTGCAATCACTTGTGTCTCTAAAAAGATAGGGACCGTCTCCATTCTATGTTCCATGCTCAAATTAAAAGGTAGAAAGATTAGTCCGGCATATATCGGTATATTTCCAAGCATTGTTAAAATGTTTGTGGTAAAACTGTTACCGGGGTATTTAACCATTGCTTCCATCGGATGCCTGAATATAAAAAATCTTAAAATAAGATAGAAAACTGCTACTGCCAAAAACGGTAGATATTTTTTTATCCGAATTTTCTCTTTAATTATTAGATCATACAGAATTATCACAGCAGGAAGTGTTATGGCTGTTTCTTTGGAAAAAACAGCAAGGAAATAACCTATAACGGCAAAACTGTAGGGATTGCTTCGGCGTTGCCTCGCAATGACGTCAACTTCATTAGTCATTGCGAGACCCAATTCATTGGGTCGTGGCAATCTGTTTTTTGATTTAACGTAACAAAGAAACGAGAGCAGAAAAAACATTGTGGAAAGCTGGGTTTCGTTAAATGAAACCATATTTACAACTTCGTTATTCGCAGGATGAGCAATAAAAAACAGGGCACTTAATAATGCGACCCCCCTAGTTTTGCTCTTCAAAACTGGCAGGGGGGTGTCTTTTTCTGCGAAAAAGCACATAACCAAAAAATATAACAGTATGGCAACTGCTATATGGAGAAAAATATTAGATAGTCTATGACCTATTGGGTTTACTCCCCACAATTTATAATTTAGAATATTAACAAGAAACGGCAGAGGTCTATATGTAAGGTCCTGAGTATATTTAAAATAATTTTTCGGCGAAAAAAATACCCAGGTATTTTCCCATTTCTTTATGAAGTTACTGTCCTTAATAAAAAATCCATCATCCCATAAAAACGGATTTTTAAGTGTATCTGAATAAAGAAGAAAACCAAAAATAATTAAGATTAAGATTAAAATATACTTTTTATT
This genomic window contains:
- a CDS encoding tetratricopeptide repeat protein, translated to MKSSKVYKTIVYLMLGLTALLFLIAKIHEDDIWFHLSAGKYILKNFSVPYLDSFSYTAVNPYIDSHWFYQIILYVFYSIAGFFGIFLYQLLVIGAIFYILFKLGKKSNFYISTFCIFLTLIIANQRFMMRPEMFSYLFAILYIVILESFQKQISFDCHCEGRSPVAISRDCSRSGIFDFTGVRKRILYLLPILQIFWTNTHGFFVFGPIIIGCYFIGELIQQKLLFLHVITSPKGVAIRPILLSLILSTLACFVNPYGYKLALYPFLLAGEVGTIASPYFKSVSELAPTLITGIGSFYKSAFAILIIISFLSFFVCKKFSLARFMVYILFLYVGFIAVRNTAFFAFVSALITIVNFEEMKILQLPIDDKAQKNLGYIYMVFVIFLSAFLSFNITTNKYYRHEKSVQQFGIGKIGILYPTGAIEFIKSSNLQGNVFNDAIPGGYFVWNCYPERKVFADGRLEIYGEKFLAEYKSVTDNPDIYWQRIADKYKIDYVLLQALSPHSKNLIKHLYKNNLWKLVYVDEGGIVFVKSDLKKIKPMFNELNLDRYSEYDKLLAMISYANFFFYTEQYEKARLLYIKVLESEPNSVEAYINLGAVFMAEKKYNDAMNCYRLSIKNSSKYAEPFLGLAVIYLNRKNYVAALESVGFALRRKPVYPEAQFLLSYIYQKSGQFKNAINVYKEMISMNPADEKLYDSLGTAYYLKGDYSEALTQFKKALEINPQYNEAKHHFDVCSDKIKEIERGK
- a CDS encoding tetratricopeptide repeat protein, translating into MNKKYILILILIIFGFLLYSDTLKNPFLWDDGFFIKDSNFIKKWENTWVFFSPKNYFKYTQDLTYRPLPFLVNILNYKLWGVNPIGHRLSNIFLHIAVAILLYFLVMCFFAEKDTPLPVLKSKTRGVALLSALFFIAHPANNEVVNMVSFNETQLSTMFFLLSFLCYVKSKNRLPRPNELGLAMTNEVDVIARQRRSNPYSFAVIGYFLAVFSKETAITLPAVIILYDLIIKEKIRIKKYLPFLAVAVFYLILRFFIFRHPMEAMVKYPGNSFTTNILTMLGNIPIYAGLIFLPFNLSMEHRMETVPIFLETQVIAGFLLVIIYLVILVYAYKKSKLTFFWLMWILITFLPTSNIIPMQNIVAERYLYLPLIGFCVLLAMLLLKMSQIVIASVSEVEDPTHGAIQLLSLRGKLERACPPTFQWWGNLMGLLHDKSVRNDKHRMFAMTAYIGIDLAICILAFFSVLLINRNRDWKDEFSFYSKTLKQVPDSPGANVTMGLLYAKNKDFSKAFEYVNKALKLDPKLIEGQEALASIYQDTGEYDKAVKIYEEMAENKKYMLYKAPFLNLGIMYKTKKQYGRAIENFNRAIELNPLTADAYAYLAEIYEGQGDAGKVGEYYKKAENADPDNYVALNALGIIYGQENKFEKSLKYFKRAAKIRPNSAEIHFNIGYLHFLLYEYGEAVKEMETTLKLDPDYKKAKFVISQISGKSRISQ